Part of the Euzebya rosea genome is shown below.
GGTCAGCAGCCAGCGGAGGACGGGAACGTCCAGGGGGACGCAGACCGCCTCGACGTCGACGACCTGGGCTCGGTCGCCCCGTGGGACGGCCATGCGGACCTGGGTTGCCTCACCGCTTGTCCCCATGGCGGCGACGAGGTTCTTGCAGGCCGTCAGGTCGTCGCTGCCGGGGGCGAACACGACGAGACGACCCCGGGAGGGGGCGGATGGGGCGGGGGTGAAGGAGAGCTGTGGGCGCATTGGTGGATCTCAAAAGATCGACGGACAACGCTACCCGTCCCGTGCAGCGCATTGGTAGCCACATACCGACGGATCGTCGTCCGGGCGGCCGTCTGCTGCGGTTGCGTCGGACGGCCGGGTGTGCCTTCCGGACGAACCGTCCGAGGCGGCCGTACGGATCGGCGGTCGGTTCGTCCTGCCCGGGTCAGGCCTGGTCGGGTCAGGCCTGGTCGGGTCAGTCCTGGTCGGGTCAGTCCTGGTCGGGCTGGGCCTGGTCGGCTTCGAGGGACTGCAGCAGCGCACGAACCGCGTCGGCGGGCACGGTGTTGCCGTCGCCGGAGGCGAGGATGTCGCGGAGCGCCTGGATCATGGCGCGCCGTTCGACGCTGACGAGCGGCCGCCGCTTGCGCACCGGCTGCGGTTCGGTGGACGGGCCGTCGGGTGGTGGCTGCGGCCCGAACAGGCGGGCCTGCGGGGGCGAGCTGCCCTCGGACCGGGCGTCGAACTCCTTGGTCGACACGCCGGCGAGGTGGGCGGCCCACCACGTCAGCCCACGGTCCCAGCGGGCCCCGGCGGGACGTCGTTCGGGGACCCGGCCGTTGAAGGCGACGTCACAGACCACCCGCGCGACGAGGTCCTGCACGAACGGGTCCTCGGCGTAGTCGGCCTTCAGCCGGTCGAGGACGTGGCCCTCGGTGCTGCCGTACAGCTGGCTGGCGACCTCGGTCAGGACCGGACGGGACCGCTGGAGCCATGTCCACGCATGCGCCGGAACCCGCGGACGGGCGGCAGGCGAAGGGGAAGGCTGCGCAGCCATGTGCCACAGCGTCGCACGAACCTGCTCGTCGGGCGAGGATCCGTCACGTTCCTGCCCGGGTGGCCGCCCGTGATGGGGCGGCCACCCGGGTCGGTCAGGTCAGGCGGTGACCGGCATGAAGGCGGGCCGGTTGGCCTCGAACGCCTCGATGGCGTCGGCACCCTCCAGCGTCAGGCCGATCTGGTCGAGGCCGTTGACCAGCATGTGCTTGGCGTGGGCCTCGAAGGCGAAGTCCTCGCTGACCTCACCGGCCTCGAGGTGCTGCTGGGGCAGGTCGACGGTGCAGACCGTCTCCGGGGCGGACTCGGCCAGCTCGATCAGCTGCCGGACGACCTTCTCGTCGAGCTGCACGCAGAGCAGGCCGATCTTGGCGCAGTTGCTGCGGAAGATGTCGGCGAACGACGGGGCGACGATGGCCTCGAAGCCGAACTGCTGCAGGCCCCACGGTGCGTGCTCGCGGGAGGACCCCGAGCCGAAGTTCGGCCCGGTCACGAGGATCGTGGCGCCGGCGTACCGCTCGTCGTTGAGGACGAAGTCGGGGTCCTGGCGCCAGTCGTCGAAGACGAACTCGCCGAAGCCGGTCCGCTCGATCCGCTTGAGGAACTGCTTGGGCATGATCTGGTCGGTGTCGACGTCGGCGCGGTCCAGGGGGACCATGCGGCCTTCGACGGTGGTCACGGCCTTCACTTGGCACTCTCCCGGGGGGTCCAGTCACGCACATCGCCCGAATCGGGCCTTCCTTCGTCAGGCCCGTTTCGCCCCCCCGCCTGTCCGACGTTCGCGACGAAGTCGCGAACGTCGACGAAGTGTCCGGCGATCGCGGCGGCGGCCGCCATCTCGGGGCTGACCAGGTGGGTGCGGCCACCCTTGCCCTGGCGTCCCTCGAAGTTGCGGTTGGACGTCGACGCGCACCGCTCGCCCGGCTCGAGGATGTCGGGGTTCATGCCGAGGCACATCGAGCAGCCCGGCTCGCGCCACTCGAAGCCGGCGTCGATGAAGACCTGGTGCAGGCCCTCGGACTCGGCCTGCAGCTTCACGGGGTAGGAGCCCGGCACGACCATGGCGCGCACGCCGTCGGCGACGTGCTGGCCGTCGATGATCGAGGCGGCTGCGCGCAGGTCGGTGATCCGGCCGTTGGTGCACGAGCCGATGAAGATGCGGTCCAGCGTCAGGTCGGTGACGGCCTCGCCACCTTCCAGGCCCATGTAGTCCAGGGCGCGGCGGGTCTGGTCGGCGTCGTCGGTCTCCTCCGGCGTCGGCACGTTGCCGGTGACCGGCACGCTCATGTCGGGGGTGGTGCCCCACGTGACGGTCGGGACCAGCTTTGTGGCGTCGAACCGCACGACGGTGTCGAACTCCGCACCCTCGTCGGTGACCAGCTCGCGCCAGGACTCCAGCGCCGCGTCCCAGTCCCCGTCCTGCGGGGCGTGGGGACGGCCCTTGAGGTAGGCGAACGTGGTTTCGTCGGGGGCGATGAGGCCGGCGCGGGCGCCCGCTTCGATCGACATGTTGCAGATCGTCATCCGCCCCTCCATGGAGAGGTTGCGGATCGCCTCGCCGCGGTACTCGATGACGTGGCCGATACCGCCGTCCACGCCGATCTGTCCGATGATGGCGAGGATCAGGTCCTTGGCGGTGGTGCCGGGCGGCAGATCGCCCTCGACCTCGATGGCCATCGTCTTCGGGCGGCTCTGGACCAGCGTCTGGGTGGCCAGGACGTGCTCGATCTCGGAGGTGCCGATGCCGAAGGCGAGCGCGCCGAACGCGCCGTGGGTGGCGGTGTGGGAGTCACCGCACACGATGGTCGTGCCGGGCTGGGTGACGCCGAGCTCCGGGCCGATCATGTGCACGATGCCCTGCTGCGGCGAGCGCATGTTGAACACGCGGATACCGAACTCGGCGCAGTTGGCCTCGAGGGTGTCCATCTGCTGCTTGGACAGCTGGTCCACGACGGGCAGCGACCGGTCGGTCGTCGGCACGTTGTGGTCCATCGTCGCAAGGGTGAGGTCGGGCCGTCGGACGGTTCGTCCCTCCAGGCGAAGGCCGTCGAAGGCCTGCGGGGAGGTGACCTCGTGCACCAGGTGCAGGTCGATGTACAGCAGGTCCGGCCCGTCGGGGCTGGTGCTCACCACATGGCGATCCCAGA
Proteins encoded:
- the leuD gene encoding 3-isopropylmalate dehydratase small subunit, with the protein product MTTVEGRMVPLDRADVDTDQIMPKQFLKRIERTGFGEFVFDDWRQDPDFVLNDERYAGATILVTGPNFGSGSSREHAPWGLQQFGFEAIVAPSFADIFRSNCAKIGLLCVQLDEKVVRQLIELAESAPETVCTVDLPQQHLEAGEVSEDFAFEAHAKHMLVNGLDQIGLTLEGADAIEAFEANRPAFMPVTA
- the leuC gene encoding 3-isopropylmalate dehydratase large subunit gives rise to the protein MTAPRTLAEKVWDRHVVSTSPDGPDLLYIDLHLVHEVTSPQAFDGLRLEGRTVRRPDLTLATMDHNVPTTDRSLPVVDQLSKQQMDTLEANCAEFGIRVFNMRSPQQGIVHMIGPELGVTQPGTTIVCGDSHTATHGAFGALAFGIGTSEIEHVLATQTLVQSRPKTMAIEVEGDLPPGTTAKDLILAIIGQIGVDGGIGHVIEYRGEAIRNLSMEGRMTICNMSIEAGARAGLIAPDETTFAYLKGRPHAPQDGDWDAALESWRELVTDEGAEFDTVVRFDATKLVPTVTWGTTPDMSVPVTGNVPTPEETDDADQTRRALDYMGLEGGEAVTDLTLDRIFIGSCTNGRITDLRAAASIIDGQHVADGVRAMVVPGSYPVKLQAESEGLHQVFIDAGFEWREPGCSMCLGMNPDILEPGERCASTSNRNFEGRQGKGGRTHLVSPEMAAAAAIAGHFVDVRDFVANVGQAGGRNGPDEGRPDSGDVRDWTPRESAK